In a genomic window of Hyalangium gracile:
- a CDS encoding phage tail sheath family protein, with the protein MPDYKSPGVYVEQVPSGAMPIEGAGTSTAGFIGVYNDATLKNPDGTNLVTPTGAVLCTNFTEFKTRFGDFSDVVEHNQLAHAVYGFFNNGGTRCYVAHAATTADVDAALLLFEAIGEISMVAAPGITDKATLDKLISHAARMNDRIALFDGPLDVPPSELPTKGDTLPGKSSYAACYYPWIQVFDPASKGLAYMPPSGHIAGIYARVDGSRGVHKAPANEAVRGAVGLRWAISTSLQDGLNPEGINCIRNLDGTIKVWGARTRAGSTEADFRYINVRRLFCYLRDSIDVGLQWAVFEPNNHDLWARITRNTTAFLNQVWSTGALFGATPEEAFYVKCDAENNPPAERDVGRVITEIGVAITKPAEFVIFRIGQWSGPTS; encoded by the coding sequence ATGCCCGACTACAAGTCGCCAGGAGTCTACGTGGAGCAGGTGCCTTCGGGCGCGATGCCCATCGAAGGCGCCGGCACCAGTACCGCCGGCTTCATCGGCGTCTACAACGATGCCACCCTGAAGAATCCGGACGGGACGAACCTCGTCACTCCCACCGGCGCGGTGCTCTGCACCAACTTCACGGAGTTCAAGACCCGGTTCGGCGACTTCTCCGACGTGGTGGAGCACAACCAGCTGGCGCACGCCGTCTACGGGTTCTTCAACAACGGCGGCACCCGCTGCTACGTGGCCCACGCCGCGACCACGGCGGACGTGGACGCGGCGCTCCTGCTCTTCGAGGCCATTGGAGAGATCTCCATGGTGGCCGCGCCTGGCATCACCGACAAGGCCACCCTGGACAAGCTCATCTCTCACGCCGCGAGGATGAACGACCGGATCGCCTTGTTCGACGGGCCCCTGGACGTGCCCCCGTCCGAGCTGCCGACGAAGGGAGACACCCTCCCCGGCAAGTCGAGCTACGCCGCCTGCTACTACCCGTGGATCCAGGTCTTCGATCCGGCCTCCAAGGGGCTCGCGTACATGCCCCCCTCCGGCCACATCGCCGGCATCTACGCCCGCGTGGACGGCTCGCGCGGAGTCCACAAGGCGCCCGCCAACGAGGCGGTGCGCGGCGCGGTGGGCCTGCGGTGGGCCATCAGCACCAGCCTGCAGGACGGCCTGAACCCGGAGGGCATCAACTGCATCCGGAACCTGGACGGCACCATCAAGGTGTGGGGCGCGCGCACCCGTGCCGGCAGCACCGAGGCGGACTTCCGCTACATCAACGTCCGCCGCCTCTTCTGCTACCTGCGGGACTCGATCGATGTCGGCCTGCAGTGGGCCGTCTTCGAGCCCAACAACCACGATCTCTGGGCGCGCATCACCCGCAACACGACGGCCTTCCTCAACCAGGTGTGGAGCACCGGGGCGCTGTTCGGCGCCACGCCGGAGGAGGCCTTCTACGTGAAGTGCGACGCCGAGAACAACCCGCCCGCGGAGCGGGACGTGGGCCGCGTCATCACCGAGATCGGCGTCGCCATCACCAAGCCCGCCGAGTTCGTCATCTTCCGCATCGGCCAGTGGTCGGGGCCGACGAGCTAG
- a CDS encoding carboxypeptidase regulatory-like domain-containing protein: protein MTTKTKKSSSSSGSTKSTTEKSTKSTTKKSSKSAQATLAAPPAEPSPEPASPGTRKSVATSVSAPANESAPTSAGALPQQARTGTAGFVRVATRTHRLSIAGRVIDARTRKAVAGAEIVLTDGPEAWRSWLAASQRTSSAQRPELTRSSADGTFRFVDLPDGSYTLAARLPGSGTRYGTVSLQLEASSQRSPFPLATLALPPTAIEGVISGADEADGSAPVAMARVRVMGSGESALTDAEGRFLLHGIETGTRTLQVSARGFSPAQLSAGLEQGGVKRLDVLLERPLPSGGTTP from the coding sequence ATGACGACCAAGACCAAGAAGTCCTCGTCATCGAGCGGATCCACGAAGAGCACCACCGAGAAGTCCACGAAGAGCACCACCAAGAAGTCGTCGAAGAGCGCTCAGGCCACGCTGGCCGCCCCACCGGCCGAGCCGAGCCCCGAGCCGGCCTCTCCGGGCACTCGAAAGAGCGTAGCGACCAGCGTGAGCGCTCCCGCCAATGAGAGCGCCCCCACTTCGGCGGGAGCGCTGCCCCAGCAGGCGCGGACCGGGACGGCGGGCTTCGTGCGAGTCGCCACACGCACCCACCGCCTGAGCATCGCCGGGCGCGTGATCGATGCTCGGACACGCAAGGCCGTGGCGGGCGCCGAGATTGTCCTCACGGACGGGCCCGAGGCATGGCGCTCGTGGCTGGCGGCCTCCCAGCGCACCTCCAGCGCCCAGCGGCCAGAGCTCACGCGCTCCTCCGCCGACGGCACCTTCCGCTTCGTGGACCTGCCCGATGGCTCGTACACGCTGGCCGCGCGACTGCCCGGCTCCGGCACCCGCTATGGCACGGTGTCGCTGCAGCTTGAGGCCTCCTCGCAGCGCAGTCCCTTCCCGCTCGCCACCCTCGCCCTGCCGCCCACGGCCATCGAGGGAGTGATCAGCGGAGCGGATGAGGCGGACGGCTCGGCCCCCGTGGCCATGGCGCGGGTGCGCGTGATGGGCAGCGGGGAGAGCGCCCTCACGGACGCGGAGGGCCGCTTCCTGCTGCATGGCATCGAGACGGGGACACGCACGCTCCAGGTGTCCGCCCGAGGATTCTCGCCGGCGCAGCTCTCGGCCGGCCTGGAGCAAGGTGGAGTGAAGAGACTGGATGTCCTGCTGGAGCGTCCGCTGCCCAGCGGGGGGACCACCCCCTGA
- a CDS encoding DUF4255 domain-containing protein encodes MLHDLDRTLETLLKRELPEEFVSGEYPVSVSFLTPDESFPPQSLLLPAVNLFLFELAENRELRSFEPQLERQDDGSVIKRYAPARVDCHYLVTVCARDGVQNPELYEHRLLGAVLQVLLRYRRLPTEVLQGSLKDQEPPVRALTLQPPGRQHGFEMWHALKGKPRAALHYVLTLSVDVRSPEELGNVVRQVQSS; translated from the coding sequence ATTCTTCACGACCTGGACAGGACGCTCGAGACTTTGCTCAAGCGAGAGCTCCCCGAGGAGTTCGTCAGCGGTGAGTACCCCGTCTCCGTGAGCTTCCTGACGCCGGACGAGTCATTCCCACCGCAGTCGCTGCTGCTGCCAGCGGTCAACCTGTTCCTCTTCGAGCTGGCCGAGAACCGGGAGCTGCGCAGCTTCGAGCCGCAGCTGGAGCGACAGGACGACGGCTCCGTCATCAAGCGCTACGCGCCAGCCCGGGTGGACTGCCACTACCTGGTCACCGTGTGCGCGCGAGATGGGGTGCAGAACCCCGAGCTGTACGAGCACCGGCTGCTGGGCGCCGTCCTCCAGGTGCTGCTGCGCTACCGCCGCCTGCCCACGGAGGTCCTCCAGGGGAGCCTGAAGGACCAGGAGCCACCCGTGCGCGCCTTGACCCTGCAGCCCCCGGGTCGCCAGCACGGCTTCGAGATGTGGCACGCGCTGAAAGGCAAGCCCCGCGCCGCGCTCCATTACGTACTGACCCTCAGCGTCGACGTCCGTTCCCCCGAGGAGCTGGGCAACGTCGTCAGACAGGTCCAGTCCTCATGA